Proteins from a single region of bacterium:
- a CDS encoding ABC transporter permease encodes MDLVPLAATVVAAAPPVIFAVLGETLAEKSGVINLSLDGLLLLSAMTGFAAARTAGSVPAGVLAAMAVGAAAGLVVAFASLTLRQHQVATGFVLTVFCQNLAYLLGTPVAHVPGPQISPAPVPLLDRWPVAGPIVFNQDPLVYLSLAATAAVWWYLFKTAPGLVLRGVGEHPAAAAARGVAVTRVRYLYAIAGGALVGLGGAAFSLAVKPGWSRPDGIEGTGWIVLAIVIFGNWDPLRGVAGAYLFVLLQTVGTVLQDLMPGVPTQVFPTLPFPLMIFALLLVALGNADRIHRALHRLPPGARLRIVRTLRALQASPPAALGAPFEQD; translated from the coding sequence GTGGACCTCGTACCGCTGGCCGCAACCGTCGTCGCTGCCGCGCCTCCGGTGATCTTCGCGGTGCTCGGCGAGACGCTCGCCGAGAAATCGGGCGTGATCAACCTGTCCCTCGACGGCCTGCTGCTGTTGAGCGCGATGACGGGGTTCGCGGCGGCGCGGACGGCGGGAAGCGTCCCCGCGGGCGTCCTGGCGGCGATGGCGGTCGGGGCCGCGGCCGGGCTTGTGGTTGCGTTCGCGAGCCTGACTCTGCGGCAGCATCAGGTGGCGACGGGGTTCGTCCTGACCGTGTTCTGCCAAAACCTGGCGTATCTGCTCGGCACGCCGGTCGCGCACGTGCCGGGACCGCAGATCTCCCCCGCTCCCGTGCCGCTGCTCGACAGGTGGCCGGTCGCGGGCCCGATCGTCTTCAATCAGGACCCGCTCGTGTACCTGAGCCTCGCCGCCACCGCCGCGGTATGGTGGTATCTCTTCAAGACGGCGCCCGGCCTCGTCTTGCGCGGCGTGGGGGAACATCCGGCGGCGGCCGCGGCCCGCGGCGTCGCCGTCACGCGCGTGCGGTATCTCTACGCCATCGCGGGCGGGGCGCTCGTGGGTCTGGGGGGCGCGGCGTTTTCGCTCGCCGTCAAGCCCGGCTGGAGCCGCCCGGACGGGATCGAGGGGACGGGGTGGATCGTGCTCGCGATCGTCATCTTCGGGAACTGGGATCCGCTCCGCGGAGTCGCCGGCGCGTACCTGTTCGTCCTGCTGCAGACTGTCGGAACAGTTCTACAGGACCTGATGCCGGGTGTGCCGACCCAGGTCTTCCCCACGCTGCCGTTTCCGCTCATGATCTTCGCGCTGCTGCTCGTGGCGCTCGGCAACGCCGACCGGATTCACCGCGCGCTCCACCGGCTGCCGCCGGGGGCCCGCCTGAGGATCGTGCGCACGCTGCGGGCGCTGCAGGCGTCGCCGCCGGCCGCGCTCGGCGCACCGTTCGAGCAAGACTAG